One region of Cucurbita pepo subsp. pepo cultivar mu-cu-16 chromosome LG03, ASM280686v2, whole genome shotgun sequence genomic DNA includes:
- the LOC111789791 gene encoding CRS2-associated factor 1, mitochondrial, translated as MFVIRLFRQNPIPFAHPPTPSNRCFCYSKLRDHYAFESPPSLSPKPPPPELKPRQNKPLKPRYKPPSSLDLADKKPKHSDLPFDFQYSYTETSLSVRPIGLREPKFSPFGPGRLDRKWTGVCAPAVDPKVSSLESTEDPKLEEKRRVMWENIQGEPLTGAERKTLVETCQKKKTKRQINLGRDGLTHNMLNDIYNHWKHAEAVRIKCLGVPTVDMKNVCTQLEEKTFGKIIHRHGGFLVLYRGRNYNPKKRPFIPLMLWRPHEPIYPRLIKTTIDGLSINETKEMRKKGLAVPALTRLAKNGYYGSLVPMVRDAFLCCELVRIDCQGLEKSDYKKIGCKLRDLVPCILVTFEKEQIVVWRGKDYQPSESECFLTVRESFDDVDGNTNCVDNDDDNENFDDECSDAGFQSGNNE; from the exons ATGTTCGTTATCAGACTCTTCCGTCAGAATCCAATTCCGTTTGCTCATCCTCCTACACCTTCCAATCGATGTTTCTGCTACTCCAAACTCCGGGATCACTACGCTTTTGAATCTCCACCTTCTCTCTCCCCTAAACCCCCACCGCCGGAGCTCAAACCGCGGCAAAACAAACCACTGAAACCGCGGTACAAACCACCATCGTCGCTCGATCTCGCTGACAAGAAGCCAAAGCATTCAGACTTGCCATTTGATTTCCAGTACAGTTACACGGAGACTAGCCTCTCGGTGAGGCCTATCGGGCTTCGAGAACCGAAGTTTTCACCGTTTGGGCCTGGGCGGCTTGACCGGAAATGGACTGGGGTGTGTGCCCCGGCGGTGGACCCGAAGGTGAGCTCTCTAGAGAGCACGGAAGATCCAAAACTGGAAGAGAAGAGGAGGGTCATGTGGGAGAATATTCAAGGGGAGCCACTGACAGGAGCCGAGAGAAAGACTTTGGTGGAAACttgtcaaaagaagaaaacaaagaggCAGATTAATTTGG GAAGAGATGGTTTAACTCACAATATGTTAAATGATATCTATAATCACTGGAAACATGCTGAGGCAGTGAGGATCAAATGTTTAGGTGTTCCCACTgttgatatgaaaaatgtgtGCACGCAGCTTGAG GAGAAAACCTTTGGGAAGATCATTCATAGGCATGGTGGTTTTCTTGTTCTATACAGAGGGAGGAATTATAATCCCAAGAAAAGGCCATTCATTCCCTTAATGTTATGGAGACCCCATGAACCTATATATCCCAGGCTGATTAAAACTACAATTGATGGACTGAGCattaatgaaacaaaagaaatgagaaagaaaggaCTAGCTGTTCCTGCTTTGACAAGACTTG CAAAAAATGGTTACTATGGTAGTTTGGTACCCATGGTTCGAGATGCTTTTCTCTGCTGCGAGTTGGTTCGGATTGATTGTCAAGGCCTTGAGAAGAGTGATTACAAGAAAATTGGCTGCAAGCTTCGG GACCTTGTGCCTTGTATCTTGGTGACGTTTGAGAAGGAGCAGATTGTAGTGTGGAGAGGCAAGGATTACCAGCCTTCAGAATCTGAATGTTTTCTTACAGTCAGAGAGTcatttgatgatgttgatggCAATACGAATTGTGTCGACAATGACGACgacaatgaaaattttgacgATGAATGCTCCGATGCGGGCTTTCAATCTGGTAATAACGAGTAG
- the LOC111790989 gene encoding ADP-glucose phosphorylase, with the protein MASPVESRRPELRKDSVTNRWVIFSPARAKRPSDFQSKSPAPSSSDPPQTCPFCIGQEHHCAPEIFRFPPQNSDWKVRVIQNLYPALSRDKDLDSSASLCSDSLVWGCLLDGYGFHDVIIESPVHSVHLSDLIPEDVAQVLLAYKKRILQLAGDDSIKYVQVFKNHGASAGASMTHSHSQMVGLPVIPPSVSTRLDSMKQYFNQTGKCSICDVPTKDLLVDESVHFISVVPYAASFPFELWIVPRDHVSHFHELDQEKAVDLGGLLKVTLMKMSLQLNKPPFNFMIHTSPLQASESDSAYSHWFLQIVPQLSGVGGFELGTGCYINPVFPEDAAKIMREVNISI; encoded by the exons ATGGCGTCGCCGGTTGAATCCCGCCGTCCCGAACTCCGCAAGGACTCTGTTACGAATCGTTGGGTCATATTCTCACCCGCACGAGCTAAACGGCCCTCCGATTTCCAATCGAAATCCCCAGCTCCTTCTTCTTCCGATCCTCCCCAAACGTGCCCCTTCTGCATCGGCCAAGAGCACCATTGCGCTCCCGAGATCTTTCGATTTCCTCCTCAAAACTCCGATTGGAAAGTTCGCGTCATTCAGAATCTCTATCCTGCTCTCAGTAGGGACAAGGATCTCGATTCTTCGGCTTCCTTGTGCTCAGATTCTCTCGTCTGGGGTTGCCTTTTGGACGGCTATGGATTCCACGACGTCATTATTGAGTCCCCTGTTCATTCGGTTCACCTCTCTGATTTGATCCCCGAGGACGTCGCTCAGGTTCTTCTCGCTTATAAGAAGCGGATTCTACAGCTCGCAGGCGATGACAGCATCAAATATGTTCAG GTGTTTAAGAACCACGGTGCCTCAGCTGGGGCATCCATGACCCACTCCCATAGTCAGATGGTGGGTCTTCCAGTCATTCCTCCCTCTGTTTCTACTCGACTTGATAGTATGAAGCAGTATTTCAATCAGACGGGGAAATGCAGCATCTGTGATGTTCCTACAAAGGACCTTTTGGTTGATGAATCAGTCCATTTCATTTCAGTTGTTCCTTATGCAGCCTCGTTTCCTTTTGAGCTCTGGATCGTTCCCCGTGATCATGTTTCTCATTTCCATGAGCTGGATCAGGAGAAG GCTGTTGACCTTGGTGGGCTATTGAAAGTGACACTCATGAAGATGTCTCTGCAGctgaacaaaccaccattcaACTTCATGATTCACACTTCTCCCTTACAGGCTTCGGAATCAGATTCAGCTTACAGCCACTGGTTTTTGCAGATTGTTCCTCAGCTCTCTGGTGTGGGGGGGTTTGAACTTGGAACTGGTTGCTACATCAATCCCGTTTTTCCGGAGGATGCTGCTAAAATCATGAGGGAGGTTAACATTTCAATATAG
- the LOC111790988 gene encoding UDP-galactose/UDP-glucose transporter 2-like isoform X4, giving the protein MKNEEQIRTLFGISLTDRPKWHQFLICSSGFFFGYLVNGICEEYVYNKLQFSYGWYFTFIQGFVYLFLIYLQGFTAKHMVNPWKTYVKLSAVLMGSHGLTKGSLAFLNYPAQLMFKSTKVLPVMIMGAFIPGLRRKYPAHEYVSAVLLVVGLIIFTLADAQTSPNFSILGVVMISGALIMDSFLGNLQEAIFTMNPETTQMEMLFCSTVVGLPFLIPPMLLTGELFKAWTSCSQHKYVYGVLIFEAMATYVGQVSVLSLIALFGAATTAMITTARKAVTLLLSYLIFTKPLSEQHATGLLLIGMGISLKLLPDYKPKNRASSNARTSRPANNDNEMTPQIESEKDEERRPLV; this is encoded by the exons ATGAAGAACGAGGAGCAGATTCGGACTCTGTTTGGGATTTCCCTCACGGATAGGCCTAAATGGCACCAGTTCCTCATTTGCTCTTCTGGATTTTTCTTCGGCTATTTAGTTAACGGCATCTGCGAG GAATATGTATATAACAAGCTGCAATTCAG CTATGGATGGTACTTCACATTTATTCAAGGATTTGTGTATCTGTTTCTGATATATCTCCAAGGCTTCACTGCCAAGCATATGGTGAACCCTTGGAAGACTTATGTCAAGCTTTCTGCTGTGTTGATGGGTTCCCATGGCCTCACCAAGGGGTCTTTGGCCTTTCTTAACTATCCTGCTCAGCTCATGTTCAAATCTACAAAG GTTTTGCCAGTGATGATAATGGGTGCCTTCATACCCGGCCTCAGACGAAAATATCCTGCTCATGAATACGTTTCTGCTGTACTTTTGGTTGTGGGTTTGATCATCTTCACTTTAGCAGATGCACAAACATCTCCAAACTTCAGTATTCTCGGCGTGGTCATGATATCGGGTGCACTAATCATGGACTCATTTCTTGGAAATCTGCAAGAAGCCATCTTTACCATGAATCCTGAAACCACACAG ATGGAGATGCTCTTTTGTTCTACTGTAGTTGGCTTGCCTTTCCTGATCCCACCCATGCTTCTCACTGGAGAATTGTTTAAAGCATGGACTTCATGTTCTCAG CACAAATACGTATACGGTGTGTTAATTTTTGAAGCCATGGCAACCTACGTCGGCCAAGTCTCTGTTCTTTCACTCATTGCCCTATTTGGGGCAGCTACTACAGCCATG ATAACAACTGCTAGAAAGGCAGTGACATTATTGCTATCTTACTTGATATTCACAAAGCCATTAAGCGAACAACATGCGACTGGTCTGCTGCTCATAGGCATGGGGATCTCGCTGAAGCTCTTACCTGATTACAAGCCCAAAAACAGAGCCTCTTCAAATGCCAGAACTTCCAGACCTGCTAACAATGACAATGAAATGACTCCTCAAATTGAAAGtgagaaagatgaagaaagaaggCCATTGGTTTAA
- the LOC111790988 gene encoding UDP-galactose/UDP-glucose transporter 2-like isoform X3, translated as MKNEEQIRTLFGISLTDRPKWHQFLICSSGFFFGYLVNGICEEYVYNKLQFSYGWYFTFIQGFVYLFLIYLQGFTAKHMVNPWKTYVKLSAVLMGSHGLTKGSLAFLNYPAQLMFKSTKVLPVMIMGAFIPGLRRKYPAHEYVSAVLLVVGLIIFTLADAQTSPNFSILGVVMISGALIMDSFLGNLQEAIFTMNPETTQVIPHWSYPCFCGWLHVKKKADSKLTKQMEMLFCSTVVGLPFLIPPMLLTGELFKAWTSCSQHKYVYGVLIFEAMATYVGQVSVLSLIALFGAATTAMITTARKAVTLLLSYLIFTKPLSEQHATGLLLIGMGISLKLLPDYKPKNRASSNARTSRPANNDNEMTPQIESEKDEERRPLV; from the exons ATGAAGAACGAGGAGCAGATTCGGACTCTGTTTGGGATTTCCCTCACGGATAGGCCTAAATGGCACCAGTTCCTCATTTGCTCTTCTGGATTTTTCTTCGGCTATTTAGTTAACGGCATCTGCGAG GAATATGTATATAACAAGCTGCAATTCAG CTATGGATGGTACTTCACATTTATTCAAGGATTTGTGTATCTGTTTCTGATATATCTCCAAGGCTTCACTGCCAAGCATATGGTGAACCCTTGGAAGACTTATGTCAAGCTTTCTGCTGTGTTGATGGGTTCCCATGGCCTCACCAAGGGGTCTTTGGCCTTTCTTAACTATCCTGCTCAGCTCATGTTCAAATCTACAAAG GTTTTGCCAGTGATGATAATGGGTGCCTTCATACCCGGCCTCAGACGAAAATATCCTGCTCATGAATACGTTTCTGCTGTACTTTTGGTTGTGGGTTTGATCATCTTCACTTTAGCAGATGCACAAACATCTCCAAACTTCAGTATTCTCGGCGTGGTCATGATATCGGGTGCACTAATCATGGACTCATTTCTTGGAAATCTGCAAGAAGCCATCTTTACCATGAATCCTGAAACCACACAGGTGATTCCTCACTGGTCCTATCCTTGTTTCTGTGGTTGGTTACATGTGAAAAAGAAAGCTGATTCCAAACTGACCAAACAGATGGAGATGCTCTTTTGTTCTACTGTAGTTGGCTTGCCTTTCCTGATCCCACCCATGCTTCTCACTGGAGAATTGTTTAAAGCATGGACTTCATGTTCTCAG CACAAATACGTATACGGTGTGTTAATTTTTGAAGCCATGGCAACCTACGTCGGCCAAGTCTCTGTTCTTTCACTCATTGCCCTATTTGGGGCAGCTACTACAGCCATG ATAACAACTGCTAGAAAGGCAGTGACATTATTGCTATCTTACTTGATATTCACAAAGCCATTAAGCGAACAACATGCGACTGGTCTGCTGCTCATAGGCATGGGGATCTCGCTGAAGCTCTTACCTGATTACAAGCCCAAAAACAGAGCCTCTTCAAATGCCAGAACTTCCAGACCTGCTAACAATGACAATGAAATGACTCCTCAAATTGAAAGtgagaaagatgaagaaagaaggCCATTGGTTTAA
- the LOC111790988 gene encoding UDP-galactose/UDP-glucose transporter 2-like isoform X2, whose product MKNEEQIRTLFGISLTDRPKWHQFLICSSGFFFGYLVNGICEEYVYNKLQFSYGWYFTFIQGFVYLFLIYLQGFTAKHMVNPWKTYVKLSAVLMGSHGLTKGSLAFLNYPAQLMFKSTKVLPVMIMGAFIPGLRRKYPAHEYVSAVLLVVGLIIFTLADAQTSPNFSILGVVMISGALIMDSFLGNLQEAIFTMNPETTQMEMLFCSTVVGLPFLIPPMLLTGELFKAWTSCSQVTVSSLSLSLELHFLLPFSPFSSFFSTPIVLSETHILRIPCFMQHKYVYGVLIFEAMATYVGQVSVLSLIALFGAATTAMITTARKAVTLLLSYLIFTKPLSEQHATGLLLIGMGISLKLLPDYKPKNRASSNARTSRPANNDNEMTPQIESEKDEERRPLV is encoded by the exons ATGAAGAACGAGGAGCAGATTCGGACTCTGTTTGGGATTTCCCTCACGGATAGGCCTAAATGGCACCAGTTCCTCATTTGCTCTTCTGGATTTTTCTTCGGCTATTTAGTTAACGGCATCTGCGAG GAATATGTATATAACAAGCTGCAATTCAG CTATGGATGGTACTTCACATTTATTCAAGGATTTGTGTATCTGTTTCTGATATATCTCCAAGGCTTCACTGCCAAGCATATGGTGAACCCTTGGAAGACTTATGTCAAGCTTTCTGCTGTGTTGATGGGTTCCCATGGCCTCACCAAGGGGTCTTTGGCCTTTCTTAACTATCCTGCTCAGCTCATGTTCAAATCTACAAAG GTTTTGCCAGTGATGATAATGGGTGCCTTCATACCCGGCCTCAGACGAAAATATCCTGCTCATGAATACGTTTCTGCTGTACTTTTGGTTGTGGGTTTGATCATCTTCACTTTAGCAGATGCACAAACATCTCCAAACTTCAGTATTCTCGGCGTGGTCATGATATCGGGTGCACTAATCATGGACTCATTTCTTGGAAATCTGCAAGAAGCCATCTTTACCATGAATCCTGAAACCACACAG ATGGAGATGCTCTTTTGTTCTACTGTAGTTGGCTTGCCTTTCCTGATCCCACCCATGCTTCTCACTGGAGAATTGTTTAAAGCATGGACTTCATGTTCTCAGGTAACAGttagctctctctctctctctctagaactACATTTTCTCTTacctttttctccattttcttccttcttttcaaCCCCTATTGTGCTAAGTGAAACACACATTCTAAGAATACCATGTTTTATGCAGCACAAATACGTATACGGTGTGTTAATTTTTGAAGCCATGGCAACCTACGTCGGCCAAGTCTCTGTTCTTTCACTCATTGCCCTATTTGGGGCAGCTACTACAGCCATG ATAACAACTGCTAGAAAGGCAGTGACATTATTGCTATCTTACTTGATATTCACAAAGCCATTAAGCGAACAACATGCGACTGGTCTGCTGCTCATAGGCATGGGGATCTCGCTGAAGCTCTTACCTGATTACAAGCCCAAAAACAGAGCCTCTTCAAATGCCAGAACTTCCAGACCTGCTAACAATGACAATGAAATGACTCCTCAAATTGAAAGtgagaaagatgaagaaagaaggCCATTGGTTTAA
- the LOC111790988 gene encoding UDP-galactose/UDP-glucose transporter 2-like isoform X1 encodes MKNEEQIRTLFGISLTDRPKWHQFLICSSGFFFGYLVNGICEEYVYNKLQFSYGWYFTFIQGFVYLFLIYLQGFTAKHMVNPWKTYVKLSAVLMGSHGLTKGSLAFLNYPAQLMFKSTKVLPVMIMGAFIPGLRRKYPAHEYVSAVLLVVGLIIFTLADAQTSPNFSILGVVMISGALIMDSFLGNLQEAIFTMNPETTQVIPHWSYPCFCGWLHVKKKADSKLTKQMEMLFCSTVVGLPFLIPPMLLTGELFKAWTSCSQVTVSSLSLSLELHFLLPFSPFSSFFSTPIVLSETHILRIPCFMQHKYVYGVLIFEAMATYVGQVSVLSLIALFGAATTAMITTARKAVTLLLSYLIFTKPLSEQHATGLLLIGMGISLKLLPDYKPKNRASSNARTSRPANNDNEMTPQIESEKDEERRPLV; translated from the exons ATGAAGAACGAGGAGCAGATTCGGACTCTGTTTGGGATTTCCCTCACGGATAGGCCTAAATGGCACCAGTTCCTCATTTGCTCTTCTGGATTTTTCTTCGGCTATTTAGTTAACGGCATCTGCGAG GAATATGTATATAACAAGCTGCAATTCAG CTATGGATGGTACTTCACATTTATTCAAGGATTTGTGTATCTGTTTCTGATATATCTCCAAGGCTTCACTGCCAAGCATATGGTGAACCCTTGGAAGACTTATGTCAAGCTTTCTGCTGTGTTGATGGGTTCCCATGGCCTCACCAAGGGGTCTTTGGCCTTTCTTAACTATCCTGCTCAGCTCATGTTCAAATCTACAAAG GTTTTGCCAGTGATGATAATGGGTGCCTTCATACCCGGCCTCAGACGAAAATATCCTGCTCATGAATACGTTTCTGCTGTACTTTTGGTTGTGGGTTTGATCATCTTCACTTTAGCAGATGCACAAACATCTCCAAACTTCAGTATTCTCGGCGTGGTCATGATATCGGGTGCACTAATCATGGACTCATTTCTTGGAAATCTGCAAGAAGCCATCTTTACCATGAATCCTGAAACCACACAGGTGATTCCTCACTGGTCCTATCCTTGTTTCTGTGGTTGGTTACATGTGAAAAAGAAAGCTGATTCCAAACTGACCAAACAGATGGAGATGCTCTTTTGTTCTACTGTAGTTGGCTTGCCTTTCCTGATCCCACCCATGCTTCTCACTGGAGAATTGTTTAAAGCATGGACTTCATGTTCTCAGGTAACAGttagctctctctctctctctctagaactACATTTTCTCTTacctttttctccattttcttccttcttttcaaCCCCTATTGTGCTAAGTGAAACACACATTCTAAGAATACCATGTTTTATGCAGCACAAATACGTATACGGTGTGTTAATTTTTGAAGCCATGGCAACCTACGTCGGCCAAGTCTCTGTTCTTTCACTCATTGCCCTATTTGGGGCAGCTACTACAGCCATG ATAACAACTGCTAGAAAGGCAGTGACATTATTGCTATCTTACTTGATATTCACAAAGCCATTAAGCGAACAACATGCGACTGGTCTGCTGCTCATAGGCATGGGGATCTCGCTGAAGCTCTTACCTGATTACAAGCCCAAAAACAGAGCCTCTTCAAATGCCAGAACTTCCAGACCTGCTAACAATGACAATGAAATGACTCCTCAAATTGAAAGtgagaaagatgaagaaagaaggCCATTGGTTTAA
- the LOC111789914 gene encoding protein-ribulosamine 3-kinase, chloroplastic: MAVHVGLRYFPSSSPSLLRRPPLSSAKRRPFAVAAMGDDPIKEWILSEGKATQITKISPVGGGCINQANRYDTDAGSFFVKRNRSIGPSMFEAEALGLSAMYETQTIRVPKPFKFGSLPSGGSYIIMEFIEFGSSRGNQFELGRKLAEMHKAGKSDKGFGFDVNNTIGSTPQMNTWSSDWVHFYAEERLGFQLRLALDQYGDRTIYEKGQRLAKSIGPLFDNVTIEPCLLHGDLWSGNISSDKNGEPVILDPACYYGHNEAEFGMSWCAGFGGSFYDAYFQVMPKQPGFEKRRDLYLLYHYLNHYNLFGSGYRSSAMSIIDDYLQILQT; encoded by the exons ATGGCGGTACACGTGGGTCTCAGATACTTTCCTTCCTCTTCCCCTTCTCTGCTTCGTCGTCCTCCTCTCTCCTCCGCCAAACGCCGACCATTTGCCG TTGCAGCAATGGGAGATGATCCTATAAAAGAATGGATTCTCTCCGAAGGAAAGGCAACACAGATAACAAAAATTAGCCCAGTTGGTGGTGGTTGCATCAACCAGGCAAATCGCTACGACACGGATGCTGGGTCCTTTTTTGTAAAAAGGAATAG GAGCATTGGACCCTCAATGTTTGAAGCAGAAGCTCTTGGTTTAAGTGCAATGTACGAAACGCAAACTATCCGTGTTCCTAAACCATTCAAG TTCGGATCATTACCTTCTGGTGGCTCATACATCATTATGGAATTCATAGAATTTGGCTCCTCAAGAGGCAACCAG TTTGAACTGGGAAGAAAGCTTGCTGAAATGCACAAAGCTGGAAAATCTGACAAGGGATTTGGGTTTGATGTCAACAACACCATTGGCAG TACTCCACAAATGAACACTTGGTCATCAGATTGGGTACACTTTTATGCGGAGGAAAGATTGGGATTTCAGCTGAGGCTAGCACTTGACCAGTATGGCGATAGAACCATTTATGAGAAAG GACAAAGGCTGGCAAAAAGTATTGGACCCCTGTTTGATAATGTCACGATCGAACCGTGTTTGCTACACGGGGACTTATGGAGTGGAAATATCAGCTCTGATAAGAATGGAGAGCCTGTTATACTTGACCCAGCATGTTATT ATGGACACAATGAAGCAGAATTTGGAATGTCATGGTGTGCTGGCTTTGGAGGTTCCTTTTATGATGCTTATTTTCAG GTTATGCCCAAGCAACCTGGTTTTGAGAAGAGGAGAGATCTTTATCTGTTGTATCATTATCTGAATCATTACAATCTCTTCGGTTCCGGGTACCGTTCATCTGCCATGTCTATAATCGACGACTATCTGCAGATACTTCAAACTTAG
- the LOC111790308 gene encoding ethylene-responsive transcription factor CRF2-like — MPAGREPKRSAALSRCQPTKSPARRFVGVRQRPSGRWVAEIKDSSQRVRLWLGTYDTPEEAARAYDEAAIALRGENTRTNFVSPAIGRSSEQKIPDIGVLKAKLSNITARTNEQSKSLKNRVSDRFTFGNIFNFRSYQPVTMADFTAVDKVAVQPTIIVPHVETDQPCSWDGSSGDGDGFQRLGFSSDASEGGGEWWVDQILGDDYRNEDLKSKRLRVSSSVVVPPTFSGSPSYGEY; from the coding sequence ATGCCCGCCGGTAGAGAACCCAAAAGATCCGCCGCACTCTCCCGCTGCCAACCCACTAAATCTCCGGCACGGCGCTTCGTCGGAGTCCGGCAGCGTCCGTCCGGCCGCTGGGTGGCAGAAATAAAAGACTCATCTCAGAGAGTCCGGCTCTGGTTAGGCACTTACGACACCCCAGAGGAAGCCGCCAGAGCCTACGACGAAGCCGCCATTGCGCTTCGTGGCGAGAATACAAGGACCAATTTCGTATCTCCGGCGATCGGCCGGTCATCGGAACAAAAAATTCCCGACATCGGCGTATTGAAAGCGAAACTTAGTAATATTACAGCGAGAACGAACGAACAGAGCAAATCGTTGAAAAACAGAGTAAGCGATCGGTTCACTTTtggaaacattttcaatttcagaAGCTACCAACCGGTAACAATGGCGGATTTTACCGCCGTTGATAAGGTGGCTGTGCAGCCGACAATAATTGTGCCGCACGTTGAAACCGATCAGCCCTGTTCGTGGGACGGCAGCTCCGGCGACGGCGATGGATTCCAGCGGCTGGGTTTCAGCTCCGATGCGTCGGAGGGCGGCGGAGAATGGTGGGTGGATCAAATTTTGGGAGATGATTATCGgaatgaagatttgaagagTAAGAGATTGAGGGTTTCTTCTTCGGTGGTTGTGCCACCAACGTTCAGTGGGTCTCCCAGCTATGgtgaatattaa
- the LOC111791145 gene encoding vacuolar protein 8-like, protein MVEDSMKGRPGDCQLTEDWLLRAQELVPLALQKAMEVKVFPGRWKMIIYKTEQIPSRLSDLSSHPFFSKNALCKELLQAVSKTMEEVIELAEICVQDRYEGKLRMQNDLDSLSGKLDLNLRDCSHLIKTGVLGEATLPVSVTGTSTEPESTDHKNVRELLARLQIGHLEAKHRALESLVKVMNEDEKTVLAVLGRNNISALIQLLAATSPCIREKAAMAICSIVESQSYENWLISEGVLPPLIRLVESGSALCKERAAMSLQRLSTSAETAREIVGHGGAQPLLEICQTSNSVLQAAAACTLKNMSTIPEVRQSLAEEGIIPIMINLLGNGILLESKDYAAECLKNLTAGSENLRNNVISEGGIQSLLVFIDGTHAKESAIEALRNLVSLVPTEVITSLGVLPCLLRVLRGGSLGAQQAAASAVCVISSLPDMKKILGEAGFITPLIKMLEAKSNSVREVAAQAIASLMTLSQNSNEVKKDENSVPNLVTLLDSSPHNTAKKYAVACLVNLALSKKCKKLMISHGAIGYLKKLVEMEVPSAKKLLERLERGNLSIFSWN, encoded by the coding sequence ATGGTGGAAGATAGTATGAAGGGACGTCCCGGAGACTGTCAGTTGACTGAAGATTGGTTGTTACGTGCGCAAGAGCTGGTTCCACTGGCGCTACAGAAGGCTATGGAGGTCAAAGTGTTTCCGGGCAGGTGGAAGATGATTATTTACAAGACGGAGCAGATCCCGTCTCGTTTATCTGATTTGTCTAGTCACCCCTTTTTCTCCAAGAATGCTCTTTGTAAGGAGCTATTGCAGGCTGTCTCAAAAACGATGGAAGAAGTAATTGAATTGGCAGAGATCTGTGTGCAGGACAGATACGAGGGGAAGCTTAGAATGCAGAATGATCTCGACTCGTTATCTGGGAAGTTGGATTTGAATTTGCGAGATTGTAGCCATTTGATCAAGACAGGAGTGCTAGGTGAAGCCACTTTGCCCGTATCTGTAACAGGTACTTCGACTGAACCTGAGTCTACCGATCATAAAAATGTGAGGGAATTGCTCGCCCGGCTACAGATTGGGCACTTGGAAGCCAAACACAGAGCTCTCGAAAGCCTTGTCAAGGTCATGAACGAGGATGAAAAGACCGTCCTGGCTGTCTTAGGACGTAATAACATTTCTGCTCTAATCCAATTGCTCGCTGCAACATCTCCCTGCATTCGTGAGAAAGCAGCAATGGCGATTTGCTCGATTGTGGAATCACAGAGTTACGAAAATTGGCTGATTTCAGAGGGTGTTCTGCCACCCCTCATACGGCTTGTTGAGTCTGGCAGTGCTCTTTGTAAAGAAAGGGCTGCAATGTCCCTCCAAAGGCTATCGACATCAGCTGAAACCGCCCGCGAAATTGTTGGCCACGGAGGAGCTCAGCCGCTGCTCGAGATCTGCCAAACAAGCAATTCAGTGTTGCAGGCGGCAGCTGCATGCACTTTGAAGAACATGTCAACCATTCCTGAGGTTAGGCAATCTTTAGCCGAAGAGGGAATCATTCCGATAATGATAAATCTCCTCGGCAACGGAATTCTCTTGGAATCAAAAGATTATGCAGCCGAATGCTTGAAAAATCTCACTGCAGGCAGTGAAAATCTTAGGAACAATGTGATTTCAGAAGGTGGCATACAAAGTCTATTAGTTTTCATCGATGGCACACACGCCAAGGAATCTGCTATCGAGGCGCTGAGAAATCTAGTCAGCTTGGTTCCGACCGAAGTTATAACATCTCTCGGTGTTCTTCCGTGCCTTCTTCGTGTACTTAGAGGAGGATCTTTAGGTGCTCAGCAGGCAGCTGCATCTGCCGTTTGCGTGATTAGCAGCTTACCAGATATGAAAAAGATACTCGGGGAAGCAGGGTTCATTACTCCGCTAATCAAGATGCTCGAGGCAAAGTCGAACAGTGTCCGAGAAGTGGCAGCACAAGCAATCGCTAGCTTGATGACACTATCCCAAAACAGCAATGAAGTGAAGAAGGATGAAAACAGTGTCCCAAATCTCGTTACGTTGCTCGACTCGAGTCCTCATAACACAGCTAAAAAATATGCAGTTGCCTGCCTTGTTAACCTTGCGTTGAGCAAGAAATGCAAGAAGCTGATGATTTCACATGGAGCTATTGGGTATCTCAAGAAACTTGTAGAAATGGAGGTTCCTAGTGCTAAGAAGCTATTAGAGAGATTGGAAAGAGGGAACTTGAGTATATTCAGCTGGAACTAA